In one Rhodococcus sp. B50 genomic region, the following are encoded:
- a CDS encoding NAD(P)/FAD-dependent oxidoreductase produces MTVRRTVVVGAGIVGLSTAWFLQERGVEVTVLDRIGVAGDSSWGNAGWLAPALTLPLPEPAVLRYGLRSMFRPSSPVYVPPTTDLRLLRFLADFARHCTTRRWTSSMEIFARANRLALGAYDDLARGSDGTIVTEPTRPADPFLAAFTSDDDRRVLVEEFEHARTAGSEIDFDLLDTDTLHSLEPLLGDAVRVGIRIRGQRFIDPPRFVASLAHAVHARGAEIVTGADVEEVRDTGRGVDVVLAGGDWHSADAVVLANGAWLGPLARPFGVRTQVQAGRGYSFSVRPPSIPKNPVYFPAQRVACTPLHDRFRVAGMMEFRSPDAPLDPRRIRAIVDATRPLLRDVDWEGRTEEWVGSRPCTADGLPLVGRTRSDRVYVAGGHGMWGVALGPLTGRLLAGSMTGEPDPLLRSFDPLR; encoded by the coding sequence ATGACGGTTCGTCGGACGGTGGTCGTCGGTGCGGGGATCGTGGGCTTGTCCACCGCGTGGTTCCTGCAGGAGCGCGGCGTCGAGGTCACGGTGCTCGACCGGATCGGGGTGGCGGGCGACTCCTCGTGGGGCAACGCCGGGTGGCTCGCGCCGGCGCTGACCTTGCCGCTGCCCGAGCCGGCGGTGCTGCGCTACGGGCTGCGGTCGATGTTCCGGCCGTCGTCGCCGGTGTACGTGCCGCCCACGACCGACCTGCGGCTGCTGCGTTTCCTCGCCGACTTCGCCCGGCACTGCACGACGCGGCGCTGGACGTCGTCGATGGAGATCTTCGCGCGCGCCAACCGCCTCGCACTGGGCGCCTACGACGATCTCGCCCGCGGCTCCGACGGCACGATCGTCACCGAGCCGACGCGGCCGGCCGATCCGTTCCTCGCGGCGTTCACCTCGGACGACGACCGTCGCGTGCTGGTCGAGGAGTTCGAACACGCGCGCACCGCCGGCAGCGAGATCGACTTCGACCTGCTCGACACCGACACGCTGCATTCGCTCGAACCGTTGCTCGGGGACGCGGTGCGGGTGGGCATCCGTATCCGGGGACAACGGTTCATCGACCCACCACGGTTCGTCGCATCGCTGGCGCACGCCGTGCACGCACGGGGCGCGGAGATCGTCACGGGCGCAGACGTCGAGGAGGTGCGTGACACCGGTCGCGGGGTGGACGTCGTCCTCGCCGGTGGGGACTGGCATTCGGCGGATGCCGTGGTGCTCGCGAACGGGGCGTGGCTGGGACCGCTCGCCCGGCCGTTCGGTGTGCGCACCCAGGTCCAGGCCGGTCGCGGTTACAGCTTCAGTGTGCGGCCTCCGAGCATTCCGAAGAATCCGGTCTACTTCCCCGCGCAGCGGGTGGCGTGCACACCCCTCCACGACAGGTTCCGCGTCGCGGGAATGATGGAGTTCCGCAGCCCTGACGCCCCGCTCGACCCGCGACGCATCCGGGCGATCGTCGACGCGACACGTCCGCTGCTGCGGGACGTCGACTGGGAGGGGCGCACCGAGGAGTGGGTGGGTTCGCGGCCGTGCACGGCGGACGGGCTCCCGCTGGTCGGCCGGACCCGCTCGGATCGGGTGTATGTCGCCGGCGGGCACGGGATGTGGGGCGTCGCGCTCGGTCCCCTCACCGGCCGGCTGCTCGCCGGATCGATGACCGGTGAGCCGGATCCCTTGCTCAGGTCGTTCGATCCGCTGCGCTGA
- the htpG gene encoding molecular chaperone HtpG, with product MSTNVEQREFQAETRQLLDLMIHSIYSNKDTFLRELISNASDALDKLRLESFRDKDLEVDTSDLHIELEVDKDARTLTVRDNGIGMNRDEVIDLIGTLAKSGTGELRQKLREAKDAAASEELIGQFGIGFYSSFMVADKVTLVTRKAGEKTGTRWESSGESTYTIAEVDDAPQGTSVILHLKPEDAEDHLFDYTSQWKLEEIVKKYSDFIAWPIRMEVSRTTKSEDGTDEVTFETKTLNSQKALWARSKDEVSEEEYKDFYKHIAHAWDEPLEIIPLKAEGTFEYQALLFIPEHAPFDLFARERRTGVQLYVKRVFIMDDCEDLVPEYLRFVKGVVDAQDLSLNVSREILQQDRQIRAIRRRLTKKVLSTVKDMAAKDQDKYTTFWREFGRVVKEGLISDTDNRDTLLAISSFDSTASEEEQTTLAGYVERMKDGQDAIYYLTGESRQLLESSPHMEAFRDKGIEVLLLTDPVDEMWVTSVPEFEGKRFQSIAKGDVDLGTEDEKKAAEAEREEKEKEFGDLLSWMKETLDEHVKDVRLSSRLTTSPACIVGDTFSMSPALERMYKASGQPVPRVKRILELNPDHPLVSGLRTAREQRPDDTSLADVAELLHGMALIAEGGEVEDPARFTRLLAERLAGSV from the coding sequence ATGAGTACGAACGTCGAACAGCGTGAATTCCAGGCCGAGACGCGACAGTTGCTGGATCTGATGATCCACTCGATCTACTCGAACAAGGACACCTTCCTGCGCGAGTTGATCTCCAACGCCTCGGACGCCCTGGACAAGCTCCGGCTGGAGTCGTTCCGAGACAAGGACCTCGAGGTCGACACCTCCGACCTGCACATCGAGCTCGAGGTGGACAAGGACGCGCGCACCCTGACCGTGCGCGACAACGGCATCGGCATGAACCGTGACGAGGTGATCGATCTCATCGGCACCCTCGCGAAGTCCGGCACCGGGGAGCTTCGTCAGAAGCTGCGCGAGGCGAAGGACGCCGCCGCATCCGAGGAGCTGATCGGCCAGTTCGGTATCGGCTTCTACTCGTCGTTCATGGTCGCCGACAAGGTCACCCTCGTCACCCGCAAGGCCGGGGAGAAGACGGGTACACGCTGGGAGTCCAGCGGTGAATCCACCTACACCATCGCCGAGGTCGACGACGCACCCCAGGGCACCTCGGTGATCCTGCATCTCAAGCCCGAGGACGCCGAGGACCACCTCTTCGACTACACCTCGCAGTGGAAGCTCGAGGAGATCGTCAAGAAGTACTCGGATTTCATCGCGTGGCCGATCCGCATGGAGGTCTCGCGCACCACGAAGTCGGAGGACGGCACCGACGAGGTCACCTTCGAGACCAAGACCCTCAACTCGCAGAAGGCGTTGTGGGCACGCTCGAAGGACGAGGTCTCCGAGGAGGAGTACAAGGACTTCTACAAGCACATCGCCCACGCCTGGGACGAGCCGCTCGAGATCATCCCGCTCAAGGCCGAGGGCACCTTCGAATACCAGGCGCTGCTGTTCATCCCGGAACACGCGCCCTTCGACCTGTTCGCGCGCGAACGGCGGACCGGTGTGCAGCTGTACGTCAAGCGCGTGTTCATCATGGACGACTGCGAGGATCTCGTCCCCGAGTACCTGCGTTTCGTCAAGGGTGTGGTCGACGCTCAGGACCTGTCGCTCAACGTCTCACGTGAGATCCTGCAGCAGGACCGGCAGATCCGTGCGATCCGGCGGCGCCTGACGAAGAAGGTGCTCTCGACCGTCAAGGACATGGCGGCGAAGGATCAGGACAAGTACACGACGTTCTGGCGCGAGTTCGGCCGGGTCGTCAAGGAAGGCCTGATCTCCGACACCGACAACCGCGACACGCTGCTGGCGATCTCGTCGTTCGACTCGACCGCGAGCGAGGAGGAGCAGACCACGCTCGCCGGATACGTCGAGCGCATGAAGGACGGCCAGGACGCGATCTACTACCTGACCGGCGAGTCGCGGCAACTGCTCGAGAGCTCGCCGCACATGGAGGCCTTCCGCGACAAGGGCATCGAGGTTCTGCTCCTGACCGACCCCGTGGACGAGATGTGGGTGACCTCGGTTCCGGAGTTCGAGGGCAAGCGCTTCCAGTCGATCGCCAAGGGCGACGTCGATCTCGGCACCGAGGACGAGAAGAAGGCCGCCGAGGCCGAACGCGAGGAGAAGGAGAAGGAGTTCGGCGACCTGCTGTCGTGGATGAAGGAGACCCTCGACGAGCACGTCAAGGACGTGCGCCTGTCGTCGCGCCTGACGACCTCCCCGGCGTGCATCGTCGGCGACACCTTCAGCATGTCGCCCGCGCTCGAGCGGATGTACAAGGCGTCGGGTCAGCCGGTGCCGCGGGTCAAGAGGATCCTCGAGCTCAACCCCGACCACCCGCTCGTATCGGGTCTGCGCACCGCCCGGGAGCAGCGCCCGGACGACACCTCGCTCGCCGACGTCGCCGAACTGCTCCACGGCATGGCGCTGATCGCCGAGGGCGGTGAGGTGGAGGATCCGGCGCGGTTCACCCGCCTGCTCGCCGAGCGTCTCGCGGGAAGCGTCTGA
- a CDS encoding HAD-IIA family hydrolase gives MTHVDGVLFDIEGVLVTEWQPVPGAADVLARLRADGVRRAFLTNTTSRTCAEIAQRLTDLGMEVAPDEIVTAVSLTVDHVRQTYPGLRCWVLNEGDIAADLDGLVLDEDDPEVVILGGAGDAFTHRTMSRVAELMLEDVPVVAMHRALAWQAADGLRIDTGVYLAGLEELTGRSVVAVGKPSLRGFLVASERMGVEPDRMVVVGDDLAGEVVPGQRLGMTGILVRTGKFRQSVLDLAVDRPDHVVDSVADLPGLLDSL, from the coding sequence ATGACGCATGTGGACGGGGTGTTGTTCGATATCGAAGGTGTGCTCGTCACCGAGTGGCAGCCTGTCCCGGGCGCGGCGGACGTCCTGGCACGACTACGTGCCGACGGTGTCCGCCGCGCCTTCCTCACCAACACCACCTCGCGGACGTGTGCCGAGATCGCGCAGCGGCTCACGGATCTGGGGATGGAGGTGGCGCCGGACGAGATCGTCACGGCGGTGTCCCTCACCGTCGACCATGTCCGGCAGACCTATCCGGGTCTGCGCTGCTGGGTCCTCAACGAGGGCGACATCGCCGCGGATCTCGACGGTCTCGTCCTGGACGAGGACGATCCGGAGGTGGTGATCCTCGGCGGAGCGGGGGATGCCTTCACCCACCGGACGATGAGTCGCGTCGCCGAATTGATGCTCGAGGACGTCCCGGTGGTCGCGATGCACCGGGCGCTCGCCTGGCAGGCGGCGGACGGGCTGCGGATCGACACCGGGGTCTACCTCGCGGGACTCGAGGAACTCACCGGACGGTCGGTGGTGGCGGTGGGCAAGCCGTCGCTGCGCGGTTTCCTCGTGGCGTCGGAGCGAATGGGCGTCGAACCCGATCGGATGGTGGTCGTCGGGGACGATCTCGCCGGGGAGGTCGTGCCGGGGCAACGCCTCGGGATGACGGGAATCCTGGTGCGCACCGGCAAGTTTCGGCAATCGGTATTGGACCTGGCCGTCGATCGTCCCGACCACGTCGTCGACTCGGTCGCGGACCTTCCCGGACTTCTCGACAGTCTGTGA
- a CDS encoding DUF6764 family protein — translation MSIRSFRSALTARRSLRAGVLVAVGVASAALFGGGTAAAAPVTCVSPPSANDILVSDTASCGATAEGAFARAYAADSGTAVSVAESAGAAEAHATGFGTALSAARDGGRSFAYALGGGLSHSWAQGPATTLSVAGWGSGATADTTGVTCVGAQSFAVNTATGQWCAVGVGSTLR, via the coding sequence TTGTCCATTCGTTCCTTCCGTTCCGCTCTCACCGCGCGCCGCTCGCTCCGGGCCGGTGTACTCGTCGCCGTCGGTGTGGCCTCGGCCGCGCTCTTCGGTGGCGGTACCGCCGCGGCCGCGCCGGTGACCTGCGTGTCGCCTCCGTCTGCCAACGACATCCTCGTGTCCGATACCGCCAGCTGCGGCGCCACCGCCGAGGGCGCGTTCGCTCGCGCGTATGCGGCCGACAGCGGCACCGCGGTGTCGGTGGCCGAGTCGGCCGGCGCCGCCGAAGCCCATGCGACGGGCTTCGGCACGGCGCTCAGCGCTGCCCGCGACGGCGGCCGTTCGTTCGCGTACGCACTCGGCGGGGGACTGAGCCACTCGTGGGCGCAGGGTCCCGCGACGACCCTCTCGGTGGCCGGCTGGGGTTCGGGCGCGACGGCCGACACCACCGGCGTCACGTGCGTCGGCGCCCAGTCGTTCGCGGTCAACACGGCGACGGGGCAGTGGTGTGCCGTGGGAGTCGGTTCGACGCTGCGGTGA
- the groL gene encoding chaperonin GroEL (60 kDa chaperone family; promotes refolding of misfolded polypeptides especially under stressful conditions; forms two stacked rings of heptamers to form a barrel-shaped 14mer; ends can be capped by GroES; misfolded proteins enter the barrel where they are refolded when GroES binds), with amino-acid sequence MAKIIAFDEEARRGLERGLNSLADAVKVTLGPKGRNVVLEKKWGAPTITNDGVSIAKEIELEDPYEKIGAELVKEVAKKTDDVAGDGTTTATVLAQALVREGLRNVAAGANPLGLKRGIEKAVEAVTAKLLDTAKEVETKEQIAATAGISAGDPAIGELIAEAIDKVGKEGVITVEESNTFGLQLELTEGMRFDKGYISLYFATDAERQEAVLEDPYILLVSSKISTVKDLLPLLEKVIQSGKPLLIIAEDVEGEALSTLVLNKIRGTFKSVAVKAPGFGDRRKAQLADIAILTGGEVVSEEVGLSLETAGIELLGQARKVVVTKDETTIVEGAGDPDAIAGRVNQIRAEIEASDSDYDREKLQERLAKLAGGVAVIKAGAATEVELKERKHRIEDAVRNAKAAVEEGIVAGGGVALLQAAPVLDDLKLEGDEATGANIVKVALEAPLKQIAFNAGLEPGVVAEKVRNLEAGHGLNAATGDYEDLLEAGINDPVKVTRSALQNAASIAALFLTTEAVVADKPEKAAAPVGDPTGGMGGMDF; translated from the coding sequence ATGGCCAAGATCATCGCGTTCGACGAAGAGGCCCGTCGCGGCCTCGAGCGTGGCCTCAACAGCCTCGCCGACGCAGTCAAGGTGACGTTGGGCCCCAAGGGTCGCAACGTCGTTCTCGAGAAGAAGTGGGGCGCCCCCACGATCACCAACGACGGTGTCTCCATCGCCAAGGAGATCGAGCTCGAGGATCCGTACGAGAAGATCGGCGCCGAGCTGGTCAAGGAAGTTGCCAAGAAGACCGACGACGTCGCGGGTGACGGCACCACCACCGCTACCGTGCTCGCCCAGGCGCTCGTCCGCGAAGGTCTGCGCAACGTTGCTGCGGGTGCCAACCCCCTCGGCCTGAAGCGCGGCATCGAGAAGGCCGTCGAGGCCGTCACCGCCAAGCTGCTCGACACCGCCAAGGAAGTCGAGACCAAGGAGCAGATCGCTGCCACCGCAGGCATCTCCGCCGGCGACCCCGCGATCGGTGAGCTCATCGCCGAGGCCATCGACAAGGTGGGCAAGGAAGGCGTCATCACCGTCGAGGAGTCCAACACCTTCGGCCTCCAGCTCGAGCTGACCGAGGGCATGCGCTTCGACAAGGGCTACATCTCCCTCTACTTCGCCACCGACGCAGAGCGTCAGGAGGCCGTGCTCGAGGATCCCTACATCCTGCTCGTCAGCTCCAAGATCTCCACGGTCAAGGACCTGCTGCCGCTGCTCGAGAAGGTCATCCAGTCGGGCAAGCCGCTGCTGATCATCGCCGAGGACGTCGAGGGCGAGGCTCTGTCCACCCTGGTCCTCAACAAGATCCGTGGCACCTTCAAGTCGGTTGCCGTCAAGGCTCCCGGCTTCGGTGACCGCCGCAAGGCCCAGCTCGCCGACATCGCGATCCTCACCGGTGGCGAGGTCGTCAGCGAAGAGGTCGGCCTCTCCCTCGAGACCGCCGGCATCGAGCTGCTCGGCCAGGCCCGCAAGGTCGTCGTCACCAAGGACGAGACCACCATCGTCGAGGGCGCGGGCGATCCCGACGCCATCGCCGGTCGCGTCAACCAGATCCGCGCCGAGATCGAGGCGTCGGATTCGGACTACGACCGTGAGAAGCTGCAGGAGCGCCTCGCGAAGCTGGCCGGCGGCGTCGCCGTCATCAAGGCCGGTGCCGCGACCGAGGTCGAGCTCAAGGAGCGCAAGCACCGCATCGAGGACGCCGTCCGCAACGCGAAGGCTGCCGTCGAGGAGGGCATCGTCGCCGGTGGTGGCGTGGCCCTGCTGCAGGCCGCTCCGGTTCTCGACGACCTCAAGCTCGAGGGCGACGAGGCCACGGGTGCCAACATCGTCAAGGTCGCCCTCGAGGCGCCGCTGAAGCAGATCGCCTTCAACGCCGGCCTCGAGCCCGGCGTCGTCGCCGAGAAGGTCCGCAACCTCGAGGCCGGCCACGGCCTCAACGCTGCGACCGGCGACTACGAGGACCTGCTCGAAGCGGGCATCAACGACCCGGTCAAGGTCACCCGCTCGGCGCTGCAGAACGCTGCGTCCATCGCGGCTCTGTTCCTCACGACCGAGGCCGTCGTCGCCGACAAGCCGGAGAAGGCCGCCGCTCCCGTGGGCGACCCGACCGGCGGCATGGGCGGCATGGACTTCTGA
- a CDS encoding alpha/beta hydrolase produces the protein MRSSWLRRVLLTMAVGTSMVFTTPGGAVAQPGEPGERPVGELTSVERESDRTVIANVYSPSMDKVIPLRVRMPADASEPRPTLYLLNGSGGGQGAATWEKQTDVEDFFSDKNINVVTPLLGGYSYYTDWRNDDPALGRNMWTTFLTHELPPVVDAEFGTSGRNAIAGLSMSGTSVLGLATAAPELYEAVGAYSGCAETSTPLGQSYVQAVVRVKGGDPENMWGPAGDPGWIENDPYIHAEKLRGIDLYISSGSGLPGEYERLGSRSVNNDPIGLVGQVVVGGSIEAAVHHCTQRMAQRLEELDIPAHIDIRPAGTHSWDYWEDDLRNSWPVLSRAVGL, from the coding sequence ATGCGGTCGTCCTGGTTGCGGCGAGTACTGCTCACGATGGCGGTGGGAACGTCGATGGTCTTCACGACTCCCGGAGGCGCCGTCGCGCAACCGGGAGAGCCCGGCGAACGGCCGGTCGGGGAGTTGACCTCAGTCGAGCGCGAGAGCGACCGCACCGTGATCGCGAACGTCTACTCGCCGTCGATGGACAAGGTGATCCCCCTGCGGGTCCGGATGCCCGCCGACGCGAGCGAACCCCGTCCCACGCTCTATCTGCTCAACGGCTCGGGAGGCGGGCAGGGAGCCGCCACCTGGGAGAAGCAGACCGATGTCGAGGACTTCTTCTCCGACAAGAACATCAACGTCGTCACGCCGCTGTTGGGTGGCTACAGCTACTACACCGATTGGCGCAACGACGATCCCGCGCTCGGCCGCAACATGTGGACGACCTTCCTGACGCACGAACTCCCGCCGGTCGTCGACGCGGAATTCGGGACGTCGGGCCGCAACGCTATTGCGGGCCTGTCCATGTCGGGCACGTCGGTGCTCGGCCTCGCCACGGCTGCGCCCGAGTTGTACGAGGCGGTGGGGGCGTACAGCGGGTGCGCCGAGACGAGTACGCCGCTCGGCCAGTCGTACGTGCAGGCCGTCGTGCGGGTCAAGGGCGGAGATCCCGAGAACATGTGGGGCCCGGCGGGGGATCCGGGTTGGATCGAGAACGATCCGTACATTCACGCGGAGAAGCTTCGCGGCATCGACCTGTACATCTCGTCGGGTTCGGGTCTGCCCGGTGAGTACGAGCGGCTCGGATCACGGTCGGTGAACAACGACCCGATCGGTCTCGTCGGTCAGGTGGTCGTCGGTGGGAGCATCGAAGCGGCGGTCCACCACTGCACACAACGGATGGCCCAGCGCCTCGAGGAACTGGACATTCCCGCGCACATCGACATCCGCCCGGCGGGCACGCACTCGTGGGACTACTGGGAGGACGATCTGCGCAATTCGTGGCCGGTGCTGTCCCGAGCGGTCGGACTGTAG
- a CDS encoding PspC domain-containing protein, whose amino-acid sequence MNFENQAPRPFTRSSSQRMLGGVCAGLAEYFGIDLNLVRAGAVLTAFVTGGTAVLLYLALWMIIPEH is encoded by the coding sequence ATGAACTTCGAGAACCAGGCTCCCCGCCCCTTCACCCGCTCCTCGTCCCAGCGCATGCTCGGTGGTGTGTGCGCCGGACTGGCCGAGTACTTCGGCATCGACCTCAACCTCGTGCGCGCAGGCGCAGTCCTCACCGCCTTCGTCACAGGTGGTACCGCTGTGCTGCTCTACCTCGCACTGTGGATGATCATCCCCGAGCACTGA
- a CDS encoding NADPH-dependent oxidoreductase: protein MTDVVLDEQLAALRRRYGTRGAVQAAGGSGAWNDVLALQLAHRSVRKFLPDAVSEDDLRAIVAAASSAASSSNLQLWSVVAVTDRHRLARIATLAGHQSAVRDAPLLLVWVADLARAARVAEQHDKALVNVDYVESALLGVVDAALASQNAVLAAESLGLGTVYIGAIRNHPREVAAELALPDHSFAVVGLVVGRPDPEVESEVKPRLSQDVVLHREQYSTEERDAGLVAYEEEIADFYRDQGLAESWVERVLGRFASPGALGSREGMRDALRERGFGLE from the coding sequence ATGACCGACGTCGTCCTCGACGAACAACTCGCCGCCCTGCGCCGTCGGTACGGCACCCGCGGGGCCGTGCAGGCGGCCGGTGGTTCCGGAGCCTGGAACGACGTGCTCGCTCTTCAGCTCGCACATCGCTCGGTGCGGAAATTCCTTCCCGATGCGGTCTCCGAGGACGATCTGCGCGCGATCGTGGCTGCGGCCTCGTCCGCCGCGAGCTCGAGCAACTTGCAGCTGTGGAGCGTCGTCGCCGTCACCGACCGCCACCGGCTGGCCCGGATCGCGACTCTCGCCGGCCACCAGTCGGCCGTGCGCGACGCGCCGTTGCTACTCGTGTGGGTGGCCGACCTCGCCCGCGCGGCGAGGGTCGCCGAGCAGCACGACAAAGCCCTCGTCAATGTCGACTACGTGGAGTCCGCGCTGCTCGGGGTGGTCGATGCCGCGCTCGCTTCGCAGAACGCAGTGCTCGCCGCGGAATCCCTCGGCCTGGGCACCGTGTACATCGGGGCCATCCGTAACCACCCGCGCGAGGTGGCCGCGGAACTGGCTCTGCCCGACCACAGTTTCGCTGTGGTCGGGCTGGTGGTGGGCCGTCCCGATCCCGAGGTGGAGTCGGAGGTCAAGCCGCGGCTGAGTCAGGATGTCGTGTTGCATCGCGAGCAGTACTCGACCGAAGAGCGGGATGCCGGCCTCGTCGCGTACGAGGAGGAGATTGCCGACTTCTACCGCGATCAGGGCCTGGCGGAGAGTTGGGTCGAACGTGTACTCGGGCGCTTCGCGTCGCCCGGCGCGCTCGGAAGTCGCGAAGGGATGCGAGATGCTCTACGAGAGCGCGGTTTCGGTCTGGAATGA
- a CDS encoding alpha/beta hydrolase family protein produces the protein METVPIQLPGGTTVPVRLFAGPDHEHETRRDASRAVVVVVPGLGIPAGYYEPFAQAFTEHGFDAAICELAGQGDSRPRPGPDSTYGYHEIVATHFPAVFEVVRERFPDSTPYLLGHSMGGQLGALYAARIRGRLGGLILVASGTPYYRHHGGVRGPGLWLGSTAMSLTAAVAGFWPGDRIDVAGFGRQSRALISDWARLARTGRFEPTGADIDYEERIGRLTLPVLSITIEGDELTPVASAQHLLEKLPSTEITRWHNPRALGHNGWIRDNDDTVATIVAWLRDR, from the coding sequence GTGGAGACCGTACCGATCCAGCTTCCCGGCGGCACCACGGTGCCGGTGCGCCTCTTCGCGGGACCCGACCACGAACACGAGACACGCCGCGACGCTTCCCGTGCCGTCGTGGTCGTCGTGCCGGGTCTCGGGATCCCCGCCGGTTACTACGAGCCGTTCGCACAGGCGTTCACCGAGCACGGATTCGACGCGGCGATCTGTGAGCTCGCCGGTCAGGGCGACAGCCGTCCGAGGCCGGGACCGGACAGCACGTACGGCTACCACGAGATCGTCGCGACGCATTTCCCCGCCGTCTTCGAGGTGGTGCGGGAGCGCTTCCCCGACTCGACGCCCTACCTGCTCGGTCACTCCATGGGTGGGCAGCTCGGCGCGCTCTACGCCGCGCGCATCCGCGGGCGGCTCGGCGGCCTGATCCTCGTCGCGTCGGGCACGCCCTACTACCGGCATCACGGGGGCGTCCGCGGCCCGGGACTGTGGCTCGGATCGACGGCGATGTCGCTGACCGCCGCGGTCGCCGGATTCTGGCCCGGCGACCGGATCGACGTCGCCGGGTTCGGCCGGCAGTCGCGCGCGCTGATCTCCGACTGGGCGCGACTGGCCCGCACCGGCCGATTCGAACCGACCGGTGCGGACATCGACTACGAGGAACGGATCGGGCGGCTCACGCTCCCCGTCCTGTCGATCACGATCGAAGGCGACGAACTCACTCCCGTCGCGTCCGCGCAGCACCTGCTCGAGAAGCTGCCGTCCACCGAGATCACCCGATGGCACAATCCGCGGGCACTGGGCCACAACGGCTGGATCCGCGACAACGACGACACCGTCGCGACGATCGTGGCGTGGTTACGTGACCGCTGA